One stretch of Pigmentiphaga aceris DNA includes these proteins:
- the uvrC gene encoding excinuclease ABC subunit UvrC translates to MTVVLPPEDDDVPAKAQEEGKADAATSGRPAVDQPSDPSASSPAKSASPIASTPDAFDLKRFLSGLPNKPGVYRHINAEGEVMYVGKARELKKRVSSYFQKTSSSPRIAHMVARVARVQVTVTRSEAEALLLENNLIKSLSPRYNILFRDDKSYPYLKITGHEWPRVAYYRGNTDRKNQFFGPFPSAWAVRESIQILQKVFRLRTCEDTVFANRSRPCLLYQIQRCSGPCVNAIPHEDYQQDVQRAVRFLRGETQQVLGEMEARMYAAAEALKFEEAGALRDQMGALSRVLHQQTMEADGDQNADVVAVAMLGGRVCVNLAIVRGGRHLGDKAFFPVHFDGDSPGDVLDAFLSQHYVERSIPPAIVVSHEPPDNSAIDALSEQSGTRINLIRQPQGLRRSWLDQAKKNAEFALSRLLAEAGSQQARTRALAETLGLDVDEGSLETLRIECFDISHTQGEATQASCVIYHHHATQPKEYRRFNISDITPGDDYAAMRQVLTRRYERVSDADRVTPDIVLVDGGKGQVEVARQVFEELGMDIALIVGVAKGEGRKVGLETLIFADGRAPLALGGESAALMLVAQIRDEAHRFAITGMRARRAKTRNTSRLEEIDGVGAKRRQRLLARFGGLRGVTNASVEELATVEGVSFDLAERIYRELH, encoded by the coding sequence ACCCCCGACGCCTTCGACCTGAAGCGTTTCCTGTCCGGCCTGCCGAACAAGCCAGGTGTGTATCGGCACATCAACGCCGAAGGCGAGGTCATGTACGTGGGCAAGGCGCGCGAGCTGAAAAAGCGCGTGTCGTCTTACTTCCAGAAGACCTCCAGCAGCCCGCGCATTGCGCATATGGTGGCTCGGGTTGCGCGCGTGCAAGTGACCGTCACGCGCTCGGAAGCCGAAGCGCTGCTGCTTGAAAACAACCTGATCAAGTCGCTATCGCCGCGCTACAACATTCTGTTCCGCGACGACAAGTCCTATCCGTACTTGAAGATTACCGGCCACGAGTGGCCACGCGTGGCCTATTACCGGGGCAATACCGACCGCAAGAACCAGTTCTTCGGTCCGTTCCCCAGTGCCTGGGCCGTGCGTGAAAGCATCCAGATTCTGCAAAAGGTGTTTCGCCTTCGTACCTGTGAAGACACTGTCTTTGCCAACCGCTCGCGCCCCTGTCTGCTGTATCAGATCCAGCGTTGCTCCGGCCCCTGTGTGAACGCCATCCCGCACGAGGACTATCAGCAGGATGTGCAGCGCGCCGTGCGTTTCCTGCGTGGGGAAACACAGCAGGTGCTGGGTGAAATGGAAGCGCGCATGTATGCGGCGGCCGAGGCACTGAAGTTCGAAGAAGCCGGCGCGCTGCGCGACCAGATGGGTGCTTTGTCGCGCGTCCTGCATCAGCAGACCATGGAAGCCGACGGTGATCAAAACGCCGACGTAGTTGCCGTGGCTATGCTGGGTGGGCGTGTGTGCGTGAATCTGGCGATTGTGCGCGGCGGGCGTCATCTGGGTGACAAGGCGTTCTTCCCCGTGCATTTCGACGGCGATTCGCCGGGCGATGTGCTGGATGCATTCCTGTCGCAGCATTATGTCGAGCGCAGCATTCCGCCCGCCATCGTGGTGTCGCATGAGCCACCCGACAATTCCGCCATCGACGCCTTGTCCGAGCAGTCCGGCACCCGCATCAACCTGATCCGTCAGCCGCAGGGTCTGCGTCGCAGTTGGCTGGATCAGGCAAAAAAGAACGCTGAATTTGCCTTGTCCCGACTGCTGGCCGAAGCCGGCTCGCAGCAGGCGCGCACGCGTGCCCTGGCGGAAACGTTGGGCCTGGACGTGGATGAAGGTTCGCTTGAGACACTGCGCATCGAGTGTTTCGACATCAGTCACACGCAAGGCGAGGCGACGCAGGCGTCCTGTGTGATCTACCACCACCACGCCACACAGCCAAAAGAGTATCGACGTTTCAATATCAGTGACATCACGCCCGGCGACGATTACGCTGCGATGCGCCAGGTGCTGACGCGTCGATACGAACGCGTGTCGGATGCCGATCGTGTCACGCCGGACATTGTGCTGGTGGACGGTGGCAAGGGTCAGGTCGAGGTTGCCCGCCAGGTGTTCGAAGAACTGGGCATGGACATCGCGCTGATCGTGGGCGTGGCCAAGGGGGAAGGGCGCAAGGTCGGCCTGGAAACCCTGATCTTTGCCGACGGTCGAGCACCACTGGCTTTGGGCGGCGAATCTGCCGCGCTGATGCTGGTGGCGCAGATCCGCGACGAGGCGCACCGTTTTGCCATTACCGGCATGCGTGCGCGTCGGGCCAAGACACGCAACACCTCTCGTCTGGAAGAAATCGACGGAGTGGGGGCCAAGCGTCGTCAGCGTTTGCTGGCGCGTTTTGGTGGCTTGCGTGGCGTAACCAACGCAAGCGTGGAAGAACTGGCTACGGTAGAAGGCGTGTCCTTCGATCTGGCTGAACGGATTTACCGCGAGCTTCATTGA